The Desulfovibrio sp. genome segment CAACCGGAACTGACCCCGGCTTACGATATCGTGCCGACATTTTTGTACGGCGACAGGACGATGGCGCTGGCCTTCGGCGGCACAAAGGACGCCGCCCGAATCACTTTGCGTCGCTTCGAGCGGGCGGCCGGGCTGGTCAAGGTGTCGCCCGACTTGCTGGCCCGAGAAGCCAAGAAGACGGTTGAAGCCGCCTTGGACCTCTGGCCGGCAGCCATGCGCGATCTGCCTTTGCCGCAGGAGATGCAGGACCGCATCGTCGCGCGCTGGCGTGACCTCAGCCTCGTCCAGGAGGTGCGCCCGATCATCGTCCCAGGGGCCGGTCGCAGACCGACGTCCCTGTGACGGCAACGATGGCTGGTTCGGCCCCAGTGACCTCGCCGACCGCCACGACCTCACCGTCGGCCCCCATGAGACGCCATTCCCACTCGATGCCGATCTGCGCGACCATCGCCCTCCATCCGTCGGCGAACGCCGTCCGATAGCGAGGCGTGCCGTTGGGCGCCAGGTTTTCCCAGCCCATTAGGGCGATACGGTCGGTGTCAGTCAGCATCCCACTATTCTGCCACCTGCGCCCCGACAGCTTCGCGGCAGCCGCGTGGATATCTCTTCAAGGATTGAGGGCTCGTCAATCTACGCTGGCGATCCACTGGCTCTCTTGCGGCTCAAAAGAATTTCCAGCCCGAATAATTGACAAAATCTTCAGCTGGCGTAGCCTGTATTTCGCGGATTGATCTCGTTCGTACCGCTGGCAGCAAAGGTAAAGGCTGTGCCGAGAGATCGTTTTGAACCAAGTCTGTTGGACGCAACCCTATTCTTTTGGTGGCGCAACCAGCGGCAAGCCAGCACCCGTATTTCTGAGTTGCGCGATCGGAAGGATAGACCATGCGTATTCCCATTTCTGTCTCCGACCTGCAGCAAGGTCGGCTGACCAAGATCTCCCGAATCCTGGCGAAGCGGTGGCCTGCGGGCACACTTTCCCTTATGCAGGCGCAGAACACTCTTGCCGGTTTACTGGGCTATCGGGATCTTCACGACCTCCAGTCCAATGCCGAAGCTGACATCTCTGCGCCAGGCGCGGAGGGATTGACCCGCGCTGACGTCGTTGATGCTGTGGCCTGGCGGCTGTCCCGTCGGCATCACTTGCCTTTGGGGACGGCGCAAGAATTCGCAGTTCAGCTTCACCTGCAATCGCTCGATATCGATGCGCTGACTGCTGAGGCGGCGACAGAGCGTGTTATGGCCAATTGGCGACATGATGGACGACTGCTTGTGCTCGATGAGTTCCACCAGTACGTCAATCCGTATTGGAATCCCAAAACCCCGCAACTCCTTGATGCCAATATCCCAGGGTTCCGATTCGCCGTCCTGGCGGATCGCCGGATGTTTCTTTGGAATAGGCTGGATCACCTGATGCGCCATCTCCCGGCGTCGTTTGTCGATGATCTCAGCCAGGAAGTTGCTTATGGCAGCTTATCGACAGGGAAAGCTGAGGAAGCCTTCTACACGACGGAATTGTTCCCTGCCGCGTGCCTTCCCGTCAGTCAGGCGGTGAAGGAGTCTGAAATCCTCCCGGACGGCTTCGAGATCGTTTGGCTGTTCAACGGCGGCAGCCGGTGCCTTGGCCGGGTGCTGTTCAACAAGACGTTGGGTGGAATCATCCCAGTCATTTTCGATCCGTCCGACGATTCAATCTTCGAGGCAGTTGCGGCGCTGCTTTGTGGCGATACGGTACCACTACCGGCGCACCAGATCAGAGGAGCTGGCCGGCACGTTTTCCGGTTGCACTGGGGGAGGGGCTACGACCTGGCACGCGACGTCGGCACGCTCGGCAGGAAGTCCTCGGATGGGCGGCCATCAAAAAAGCGCGACCTCGCGCGGCTTGACGGAGAAATCCGTTATGGGCTGGTCGACGGTCGGCCCGTATTGAAAGGGGCAACGTTCGTCGAACGCGAACAGGTCTACCTGCGGGTTCAGTCCTGGCTTGGGCCGGATGACATCCCAACGTGCTTGCGCTCGCCGTGGGACGTCAAGCCCGGGTCCGCTTTATTGGAACGGCGGAATTCCAACGAGGTGATCTTGCCGGCCGCGTGCGTCTTCTTTTTGCTCGCTCGAGATAAGATGGCCGCAATGGTGCGCGACGCCTCCGTCGCCCTGACGGCCGATGTCGACCGGTTGTTGGCGAGCATCCGCTCCCTGACGACTCCCAGCGCCTTTTCCGCGTATAGCCAGAAGGTCGTCGACTGGGCGTTGCCATTACGCGTTGAAGACCAGACAGAGGATGACCCGGACCTGGTTGATGAGCGCGACCGCGCTATCGAGGCGCTGAAGTGGCGTGGCCGGGCCTTGCACCAACTGATCCCAGCCTTGGATGTATTCGATGCCGCAGCTCTCGGCATGGTTCTGCTGGATGCGGAGGGTGAATATCCTGGCAGCGATGGGGCCGACTTGGTCTATCCGCCGAAAGCCGACGATATCGTCGGGATCGTCACGTTCCTGGCCGGCATGGTTCTTCACGCAGCCTGCTGCGCATCTGGTGGTCGCGCGCCGGAGGCCTCGCTTCTGCCCGGTTCCGTCATTCTAGGCGTTGACCTGCTGCTGAAAGGCCATGTGGAGCCTGCTGATCTGGCAGCATCTATCCAACAGATCAGTGTTTTCCGCCGGGCTCTGTCCACCCAGGAGGACTTCTTGAAGGGCATTGAGGCCTGGCGGTCCCACGATGATCGTATGATCGCGCTCCGCTCGGAAGGTCGCTTCCTTTATGTTGGTTCGCCGGTTGATCGCGTGCGACCGAAGAGTTTTGCCGAACTGTCGACCGATATGTTGTCGCGGTTTCGAAAATCCGGTTCGGCAGTTGTAACCCAAGATACGGCCATCGTTTCGGCGAAGGGAGCGGCGCCTAAAGAGCACATGATCGCTCGGTCGAGGGACCTGGATTAGTGCTGCTTTTGTGCCTTATTCGGCAGTTCTTCCACGATATCCATCTGATAGCCTTGGCGTTTCAGGTCCGCTCGCCATCCGTTAAGGCTTGGAGCAGCCAATGTCTCGTTCTTCGACTGCCGCAGGGCAGGTGATGCCAACATCCGGTGAGCCGGTTGCCATGAGGATCCTCACCGTGGCCGCGTTGAACGAGACGTTCGCTCAGATCGCCGCGAACGTTGTTCGCCGGACAAAGGAATTGGAGTGGCTAATTCAGTTGGAGGGCGACATCGGCGATCTCGGCGCAAAGAAAGGAAGCTGGCATTACGACGTTCCTCTGTCCGATCCTCGTACCGGTGCAGCCGTTCTCTGCAATGTTCCCGCCGACCTTGTTGCTGGGCATGACGTTCGTGAAGGCCATCACGTCAGGGTGGTCGGCCGCGCTGACGCGAACTGTTTCCGGGATGTCGCGCGATTTCGATTGACCATAATTGATCTTGCGACCGTAAGCGCTCCGGAGGAGCAGGAAGTCGAGAGATCGACATTGGCCGCATTGAAACAGCTTTCCAATGGCCGACGGTCGTTCCCTTCGACGACTCCGATCTCGGTCACGATCATCGGTCCGTCGGGTTCACGCGCCAAGGGCGGGATCGATATGGCACAGGTTCTCAGCCGGGATGAGGCGTCTGTCATGGTCGACCAGGTGGATGTCCGCATGGGTGATCCGGTTGCCATGGCCAACGTCATTCGCGAGACACGCAGCGATGTCCTCGCTCTCGTCCGAGGAGGCGGGGACACCAAGGAATTCAGCGTTTTTGACAATCTGGCCGTTATCGAGGCGCTCTCCCTGTATCCCGGCTATCGGGTCATTGGGCTCGGCCACGAAGGGGATCGCACCTTGGCCGAGTTGTTTGTGGACCATGCTGCGATCACGCCGTCCGACGCCGGGCACCACGTGCTTTCACGGATCCGGGAAAACGAGGAAGCCGCTGCTGCGGCTCGCCGGACTTCTATCGCTCAGAAGACCGCGGACGAAATGCGCGAGCGCGCTGCCATCG includes the following:
- a CDS encoding exodeoxyribonuclease VII large subunit; this encodes MSRSSTAAGQVMPTSGEPVAMRILTVAALNETFAQIAANVVRRTKELEWLIQLEGDIGDLGAKKGSWHYDVPLSDPRTGAAVLCNVPADLVAGHDVREGHHVRVVGRADANCFRDVARFRLTIIDLATVSAPEEQEVERSTLAALKQLSNGRRSFPSTTPISVTIIGPSGSRAKGGIDMAQVLSRDEASVMVDQVDVRMGDPVAMANVIRETRSDVLALVRGGGDTKEFSVFDNLAVIEALSLYPGYRVIGLGHEGDRTLAELFVDHAAITPSDAGHHVLSRIRENEEAAAAARRTSIAQKTADEMRERAAIAETKLTETEGRAKSVEDRFKDMSQKVQFGWSWLLLAALAGLGVGYFVR